The following proteins come from a genomic window of Eulemur rufifrons isolate Redbay chromosome 24, OSU_ERuf_1, whole genome shotgun sequence:
- the LOC138374747 gene encoding zinc finger protein 284-like isoform X4 codes for MTTSKEAVTFKDVAVVFTEEELGLLDSAQRELYQDVMLENFRNLLSVGHDLFHRDTFHFKNEEKFWMMKTATQREGNSGDKIQTEMETIPEAGSHEELSCQQILEQIASNLTRSQFSTQDDIPSQVETGLSVIHTGQKPYLGHEYKQSFSDISIFDLHQQLHSREKSYTCNECGKSFCYSSALCIHQRIHMGEKLYNCDVCGKEFSQSSYLQTHQRVHTGEKPFKCEQCGKGFSRRSGLYVHRKLHTGLKPYNCDKCGKAFIHDSQLQEHQRIHTGEKPFKCDICYKSFRSRSNLNRHSVVHIGVKPYKCEKCGKGYNSKFNLDMHQRVHTGERPYNCKECGKSFSRASSILNHKRLHSGEKPFKCEECGKRFTESSKLHSHQRVHTGEKPYKCEECGKDFRWASTHLTHQRLHSREKPFKCEDCGKSIVHNSYLKDQQGDYHGEKPYKCEDCGKSYKRRLNLDMLLSLFLNDT; via the exons ATGACCACGTCGAAA GAGGCAGTGACGTTCAAGGACGTGGCTGTGGTCTTCACtgaggaggagctggggctgctGGACTCTGCCCAGAGGGAGCTGTACCAagatgtgatgctggagaactTCAGGAACCTGCTGTCAGTGG GGCATGATCTATTCCACCGAGATACTTTCcacttcaaaaatgaagaaaaattttggaTGATGAAGACAGCAACTCAGAGAGAAGGGAATTCAG GAGACAAAATCCAAACTGAGATGGAGACTATTCCAGAAGCAGGATCACATGAAGAGTTGTCCTGCCAGCAAATCTTGGAACAAATAGCAAGTAACTTAACCAGGTCTCAGTTCTCCACACAAGATGATATTCCCTCCCAGGTTGAGACAGGACTGTCTGTTATTCACACAGGACAGAAACCTTACCTGGGTCATGAGTATAAACAGTCCTTTAGTGATATCTCAATCTTTGATCTTCATCAACAATTACACTCAAGAGAGAAGTCTTATACATGTAACGAGTGTGGAAAAAGCTTCTGTTATAGCTCAGCTCTTTGTATTCATCAAAGAATCCACATGGGAGAGAAACTCTATAATTGTGATGTGTGTGGTAAAGAATTCAGTCAAAGCTCATATTTGCAAACTCATCAGAgagtccacactggagagaagccatTCAAATGTGAGCAGTGTGGGAAAGGCTTCAGTCGTAGATCAGGACTTTATGTTCATCGCAAGTTACACACAGGACTGAAACCTTATAATTGTGAcaaatgtgggaaggccttcattCATGATTCCCAGCTTCAGGAACATCAGAGAATCCATACTGGGGAAAAACCATTCAAATGTGATATATGTTATAAAAGTTTTCGTAGTAGATCAAATCTTAACAGGCATTCCGTCGTTCACAT TGGAGTAAAGCCATACAAATGTGAGAAGTGTGGAAAGGGCTACAACAGTAAATTTAATCTTGACATGCACCAGAGGGTCCACACAGGAGAAAGACCTTATAattgtaaggaatgtgggaagagCTTTAGCCGGGCCTCAAGTATTTTGAATCATAAGAGACTCCATAGTGGAGAAAAACCTTTCAAATGTGAAGAGTGTGGGAAGAGATTTACTGAGAGTTCAAAACTTCATTCCCATCAGAGAGTTCACACTGGGGAAAAGCCATACAAATGTGAGGAGTGTGGAAAGGACTTCAGATGGGCCTCAACTCACCTAACCCATCAGAGACTCCACAGCAGAGAGAAACCATTCAAATGTGAGGACTGTGGGAAGAGCATTGTACACAATTCATACCTTAAGGACCAGCAAGGAGATTACCATGGAgaaaaaccatacaaatgtgaggACTGTGGGAAGAGCTACAAGAGGCGCTTGAATCTTGATAtgctgttgtcattatttttaaacgATACATAA
- the LOC138374747 gene encoding zinc finger protein 155-like isoform X5 translates to MTTSKEAVTFKDVAVVFTEEELGLLDSAQRELYQDVMLENFRNLLSVGHDLFHRDTFHFKNEEKFWMMKTATQREGNSGDKIQTEMETIPEAGSHEELSCQQILEQIASNLTRSQFSTQDDIPSQVETGLSVIHTGQKPYLGHEYKQSFSDISIFDLHQQLHSREKSYTCNECGKSFCYSSALCIHQRIHMGEKLYNCDVCGKEFSQSSYLQTHQRVHTGEKPFKCEQCGKGFSRRSGLYVHRKLHTGLKPYNCDKCGKAFIHDSQLQEHQRIHTGEKPFKCDICGKSFGQRSALNNHYIVHTGEKLYRCEECGIGFIRRRDLYGHQMDHTGNKPYNCKECGKSFRWPSGLSRHQHVHSGETPFKLKPYKCEKCGKGYNSKFNLDMHQRVHTGERPYNCKECGKSFSRASSILNHKRLHKKPFKCEDCGKSIVHNSYLKDQQGDYHGEKPYKCEDCGKSYKRRLNLDMLLSLFLNDT, encoded by the exons ATGACCACGTCGAAA GAGGCAGTGACGTTCAAGGACGTGGCTGTGGTCTTCACtgaggaggagctggggctgctGGACTCTGCCCAGAGGGAGCTGTACCAagatgtgatgctggagaactTCAGGAACCTGCTGTCAGTGG GGCATGATCTATTCCACCGAGATACTTTCcacttcaaaaatgaagaaaaattttggaTGATGAAGACAGCAACTCAGAGAGAAGGGAATTCAG GAGACAAAATCCAAACTGAGATGGAGACTATTCCAGAAGCAGGATCACATGAAGAGTTGTCCTGCCAGCAAATCTTGGAACAAATAGCAAGTAACTTAACCAGGTCTCAGTTCTCCACACAAGATGATATTCCCTCCCAGGTTGAGACAGGACTGTCTGTTATTCACACAGGACAGAAACCTTACCTGGGTCATGAGTATAAACAGTCCTTTAGTGATATCTCAATCTTTGATCTTCATCAACAATTACACTCAAGAGAGAAGTCTTATACATGTAACGAGTGTGGAAAAAGCTTCTGTTATAGCTCAGCTCTTTGTATTCATCAAAGAATCCACATGGGAGAGAAACTCTATAATTGTGATGTGTGTGGTAAAGAATTCAGTCAAAGCTCATATTTGCAAACTCATCAGAgagtccacactggagagaagccatTCAAATGTGAGCAGTGTGGGAAAGGCTTCAGTCGTAGATCAGGACTTTATGTTCATCGCAAGTTACACACAGGACTGAAACCTTATAATTGTGAcaaatgtgggaaggccttcattCATGATTCCCAGCTTCAGGAACATCAGAGAATCCATACTGGGGAAAAACCATTCAAATGTGATAT ATGTGGTAAGAGCTTTGGTCAGAGATCAGCTCTTAATAATCATTACATagtccacactggagagaaactaTACAGATGTGAGGAGTGTGGAATAGGTTTCATTCGTAGGCGAGATCTTTATGGACATCAGATGGACCACACAGGGAACAAACCATATAACTGCAAAGAATGTGGAAAGAGTTTCAGATGGCCCTCAGGTCTTTCAAGACATCAGCATGTGCACAGTGGAGAAACACCtttcaaat TAAAGCCATACAAATGTGAGAAGTGTGGAAAGGGCTACAACAGTAAATTTAATCTTGACATGCACCAGAGGGTCCACACAGGAGAAAGACCTTATAattgtaaggaatgtgggaagagCTTTAGCCGGGCCTCAAGTATTTTGAATCATAAGAGACTCCATA AGAAACCATTCAAATGTGAGGACTGTGGGAAGAGCATTGTACACAATTCATACCTTAAGGACCAGCAAGGAGATTACCATGGAgaaaaaccatacaaatgtgaggACTGTGGGAAGAGCTACAAGAGGCGCTTGAATCTTGATAtgctgttgtcattatttttaaacgATACATAA
- the LOC138374747 gene encoding zinc finger protein 225-like isoform X2, translating to MTTSKEAVTFKDVAVVFTEEELGLLDSAQRELYQDVMLENFRNLLSVGHDLFHRDTFHFKNEEKFWMMKTATQREGNSGDKIQTEMETIPEAGSHEELSCQQILEQIASNLTRSQFSTQDDIPSQVETGLSVIHTGQKPYLGHEYKQSFSDISIFDLHQQLHSREKSYTCNECGKSFCYSSALCIHQRIHMGEKLYNCDVCGKEFSQSSYLQTHQRVHTGEKPFKCEQCGKGFSRRSGLYVHRKLHTGLKPYNCDKCGKAFIHDSQLQEHQRIHTGEKPFKCDICYKSFRSRSNLNRHSVVHMQEKPFRCDTCGKSFGQRSALNNHYIVHTGEKLYRCEECGIGFIRRRDLYGHQMDHTGNKPYNCKECGKSFRWPSGLSRHQHVHSGETPFKCEECGKGFHTNSQRYSHQRAHSGEKPYKCEECGKSYKRRLDLDFHQRVHRGEKLYKCKECGKSFGWASCLLNHQRIHSGEKPFKCEECGKRFTQNSQLYSHRRVHSGVKPYKCEKCGKGYNSKFNLDMHQRVHTGERPYNCKECGKSFSRASSILNHKRLHSGEKPFKCEECGKRFTESSKLHSHQRVHTGEKPYKCEECGKDFRWASTHLTHQRLHSREKPFKCEDCGKSIVHNSYLKDQQGDYHGEKPYKCEDCGKSYKRRLNLDMH from the exons ATGACCACGTCGAAA GAGGCAGTGACGTTCAAGGACGTGGCTGTGGTCTTCACtgaggaggagctggggctgctGGACTCTGCCCAGAGGGAGCTGTACCAagatgtgatgctggagaactTCAGGAACCTGCTGTCAGTGG GGCATGATCTATTCCACCGAGATACTTTCcacttcaaaaatgaagaaaaattttggaTGATGAAGACAGCAACTCAGAGAGAAGGGAATTCAG GAGACAAAATCCAAACTGAGATGGAGACTATTCCAGAAGCAGGATCACATGAAGAGTTGTCCTGCCAGCAAATCTTGGAACAAATAGCAAGTAACTTAACCAGGTCTCAGTTCTCCACACAAGATGATATTCCCTCCCAGGTTGAGACAGGACTGTCTGTTATTCACACAGGACAGAAACCTTACCTGGGTCATGAGTATAAACAGTCCTTTAGTGATATCTCAATCTTTGATCTTCATCAACAATTACACTCAAGAGAGAAGTCTTATACATGTAACGAGTGTGGAAAAAGCTTCTGTTATAGCTCAGCTCTTTGTATTCATCAAAGAATCCACATGGGAGAGAAACTCTATAATTGTGATGTGTGTGGTAAAGAATTCAGTCAAAGCTCATATTTGCAAACTCATCAGAgagtccacactggagagaagccatTCAAATGTGAGCAGTGTGGGAAAGGCTTCAGTCGTAGATCAGGACTTTATGTTCATCGCAAGTTACACACAGGACTGAAACCTTATAATTGTGAcaaatgtgggaaggccttcattCATGATTCCCAGCTTCAGGAACATCAGAGAATCCATACTGGGGAAAAACCATTCAAATGTGATATATGTTATAAAAGTTTTCGTAGTAGATCAAATCTTAACAGGCATTCCGTCGTTCACATGCAAGAGAAACCATTCAGATGTGATACATGTGGTAAGAGCTTTGGTCAGAGATCAGCTCTTAATAATCATTACATagtccacactggagagaaactaTACAGATGTGAGGAGTGTGGAATAGGTTTCATTCGTAGGCGAGATCTTTATGGACATCAGATGGACCACACAGGGAACAAACCATATAACTGCAAAGAATGTGGAAAGAGTTTCAGATGGCCCTCAGGTCTTTCAAGACATCAGCATGTGCACAGTGGAGAAACACCtttcaaatgtgaagaatgtgggaaGGGATTCCATACAAATTCACAACGCTATTCCCATCAGAGAGCCCACAGTGGAGAAAAGCCATACAAATGTGAGGAGTGTGGAAAGAGTTACAAAAGGAGGTTGGATCTTGACTTTCATCAGAGGGTCCACAGAGGAGAGAAACTctataaatgtaaggaatgtggaaagaGCTTTGGCTGGGCCTCCTGTCTTTTGAATCACCAGAGAATCCACAGTGGAGAAAAACCATTCAAATGTGAAGAATGCGGGAAAAG ATTTACTCAGAATTCACAACTTTATTCCCATCGCAGAGTTCACAGTGGAGTAAAGCCATACAAATGTGAGAAGTGTGGAAAGGGCTACAACAGTAAATTTAATCTTGACATGCACCAGAGGGTCCACACAGGAGAAAGACCTTATAattgtaaggaatgtgggaagagCTTTAGCCGGGCCTCAAGTATTTTGAATCATAAGAGACTCCATAGTGGAGAAAAACCTTTCAAATGTGAAGAGTGTGGGAAGAGATTTACTGAGAGTTCAAAACTTCATTCCCATCAGAGAGTTCACACTGGGGAAAAGCCATACAAATGTGAGGAGTGTGGAAAGGACTTCAGATGGGCCTCAACTCACCTAACCCATCAGAGACTCCACAGCAGAGAGAAACCATTCAAATGTGAGGACTGTGGGAAGAGCATTGTACACAATTCATACCTTAAGGACCAGCAAGGAGATTACCATGGAgaaaaaccatacaaatgtgaggACTGTGGGAAGAGCTACAAGAGGCGCTTGAATCTTG ATATGCATTAG
- the LOC138374747 gene encoding zinc finger protein 155-like isoform X3, whose product MTTSKEAVTFKDVAVVFTEEELGLLDSAQRELYQDVMLENFRNLLSVGHDLFHRDTFHFKNEEKFWMMKTATQREGNSGDKIQTEMETIPEAGSHEELSCQQILEQIASNLTRSQFSTQDDIPSQVETGLSVIHTGQKPYLGHEYKQSFSDISIFDLHQQLHSREKSYTCNECGKSFCYSSALCIHQRIHMGEKLYNCDVCGKEFSQSSYLQTHQRVHTGEKPFKCEQCGKGFSRRSGLYVHRKLHTGLKPYNCDKCGKAFIHDSQLQEHQRIHTGEKPFKCDICYKSFRSRSNLNRHSVVHMQEKPFRCDTCGKSFGQRSALNNHYIVHTGEKLYRCEECGIGFIRRRDLYGHQMDHTGNKPYNCKECGKSFRWPSGLSRHQHVHSGETPFKCEECGKGFHTNSQRYSHQRAHSGEKPYKCEECGKGYNSKFNLDMHQRVHTGERPYNCKECGKSFSRASSILNHKRLHKKPFKCEDCGKSIVHNSYLKDQQGDYHGEKPYKCEDCGKSYKRRLNLDMLLSLFLNDT is encoded by the exons ATGACCACGTCGAAA GAGGCAGTGACGTTCAAGGACGTGGCTGTGGTCTTCACtgaggaggagctggggctgctGGACTCTGCCCAGAGGGAGCTGTACCAagatgtgatgctggagaactTCAGGAACCTGCTGTCAGTGG GGCATGATCTATTCCACCGAGATACTTTCcacttcaaaaatgaagaaaaattttggaTGATGAAGACAGCAACTCAGAGAGAAGGGAATTCAG GAGACAAAATCCAAACTGAGATGGAGACTATTCCAGAAGCAGGATCACATGAAGAGTTGTCCTGCCAGCAAATCTTGGAACAAATAGCAAGTAACTTAACCAGGTCTCAGTTCTCCACACAAGATGATATTCCCTCCCAGGTTGAGACAGGACTGTCTGTTATTCACACAGGACAGAAACCTTACCTGGGTCATGAGTATAAACAGTCCTTTAGTGATATCTCAATCTTTGATCTTCATCAACAATTACACTCAAGAGAGAAGTCTTATACATGTAACGAGTGTGGAAAAAGCTTCTGTTATAGCTCAGCTCTTTGTATTCATCAAAGAATCCACATGGGAGAGAAACTCTATAATTGTGATGTGTGTGGTAAAGAATTCAGTCAAAGCTCATATTTGCAAACTCATCAGAgagtccacactggagagaagccatTCAAATGTGAGCAGTGTGGGAAAGGCTTCAGTCGTAGATCAGGACTTTATGTTCATCGCAAGTTACACACAGGACTGAAACCTTATAATTGTGAcaaatgtgggaaggccttcattCATGATTCCCAGCTTCAGGAACATCAGAGAATCCATACTGGGGAAAAACCATTCAAATGTGATATATGTTATAAAAGTTTTCGTAGTAGATCAAATCTTAACAGGCATTCCGTCGTTCACATGCAAGAGAAACCATTCAGATGTGATACATGTGGTAAGAGCTTTGGTCAGAGATCAGCTCTTAATAATCATTACATagtccacactggagagaaactaTACAGATGTGAGGAGTGTGGAATAGGTTTCATTCGTAGGCGAGATCTTTATGGACATCAGATGGACCACACAGGGAACAAACCATATAACTGCAAAGAATGTGGAAAGAGTTTCAGATGGCCCTCAGGTCTTTCAAGACATCAGCATGTGCACAGTGGAGAAACACCtttcaaatgtgaagaatgtgggaaGGGATTCCATACAAATTCACAACGCTATTCCCATCAGAGAGCCCACAGTGGAGAAAAGCCATACAAATGTGAGGA G TGTGGAAAGGGCTACAACAGTAAATTTAATCTTGACATGCACCAGAGGGTCCACACAGGAGAAAGACCTTATAattgtaaggaatgtgggaagagCTTTAGCCGGGCCTCAAGTATTTTGAATCATAAGAGACTCCATA AGAAACCATTCAAATGTGAGGACTGTGGGAAGAGCATTGTACACAATTCATACCTTAAGGACCAGCAAGGAGATTACCATGGAgaaaaaccatacaaatgtgaggACTGTGGGAAGAGCTACAAGAGGCGCTTGAATCTTGATAtgctgttgtcattatttttaaacgATACATAA
- the LOC138374747 gene encoding zinc finger protein 225-like isoform X1 gives MTTSKEAVTFKDVAVVFTEEELGLLDSAQRELYQDVMLENFRNLLSVGHDLFHRDTFHFKNEEKFWMMKTATQREGNSGDKIQTEMETIPEAGSHEELSCQQILEQIASNLTRSQFSTQDDIPSQVETGLSVIHTGQKPYLGHEYKQSFSDISIFDLHQQLHSREKSYTCNECGKSFCYSSALCIHQRIHMGEKLYNCDVCGKEFSQSSYLQTHQRVHTGEKPFKCEQCGKGFSRRSGLYVHRKLHTGLKPYNCDKCGKAFIHDSQLQEHQRIHTGEKPFKCDICYKSFRSRSNLNRHSVVHMQEKPFRCDTCGKSFGQRSALNNHYIVHTGEKLYRCEECGIGFIRRRDLYGHQMDHTGNKPYNCKECGKSFRWPSGLSRHQHVHSGETPFKCEECGKGFHTNSQRYSHQRAHSGEKPYKCEECGKSYKRRLDLDFHQRVHRGEKLYKCKECGKSFGWASCLLNHQRIHSGEKPFKCEECGKRFTQNSQLYTHRRVHSGEKPFQCEECGKRFTQNSQLYSHRRVHSGVKPYKCEKCGKGYNSKFNLDMHQRVHTGERPYNCKECGKSFSRASSILNHKRLHSGEKPFKCEECGKRFTESSKLHSHQRVHTGEKPYKCEECGKDFRWASTHLTHQRLHSREKPFKCEDCGKSIVHNSYLKDQQGDYHGEKPYKCEDCGKSYKRRLNLDMLLSLFLNDT, from the exons ATGACCACGTCGAAA GAGGCAGTGACGTTCAAGGACGTGGCTGTGGTCTTCACtgaggaggagctggggctgctGGACTCTGCCCAGAGGGAGCTGTACCAagatgtgatgctggagaactTCAGGAACCTGCTGTCAGTGG GGCATGATCTATTCCACCGAGATACTTTCcacttcaaaaatgaagaaaaattttggaTGATGAAGACAGCAACTCAGAGAGAAGGGAATTCAG GAGACAAAATCCAAACTGAGATGGAGACTATTCCAGAAGCAGGATCACATGAAGAGTTGTCCTGCCAGCAAATCTTGGAACAAATAGCAAGTAACTTAACCAGGTCTCAGTTCTCCACACAAGATGATATTCCCTCCCAGGTTGAGACAGGACTGTCTGTTATTCACACAGGACAGAAACCTTACCTGGGTCATGAGTATAAACAGTCCTTTAGTGATATCTCAATCTTTGATCTTCATCAACAATTACACTCAAGAGAGAAGTCTTATACATGTAACGAGTGTGGAAAAAGCTTCTGTTATAGCTCAGCTCTTTGTATTCATCAAAGAATCCACATGGGAGAGAAACTCTATAATTGTGATGTGTGTGGTAAAGAATTCAGTCAAAGCTCATATTTGCAAACTCATCAGAgagtccacactggagagaagccatTCAAATGTGAGCAGTGTGGGAAAGGCTTCAGTCGTAGATCAGGACTTTATGTTCATCGCAAGTTACACACAGGACTGAAACCTTATAATTGTGAcaaatgtgggaaggccttcattCATGATTCCCAGCTTCAGGAACATCAGAGAATCCATACTGGGGAAAAACCATTCAAATGTGATATATGTTATAAAAGTTTTCGTAGTAGATCAAATCTTAACAGGCATTCCGTCGTTCACATGCAAGAGAAACCATTCAGATGTGATACATGTGGTAAGAGCTTTGGTCAGAGATCAGCTCTTAATAATCATTACATagtccacactggagagaaactaTACAGATGTGAGGAGTGTGGAATAGGTTTCATTCGTAGGCGAGATCTTTATGGACATCAGATGGACCACACAGGGAACAAACCATATAACTGCAAAGAATGTGGAAAGAGTTTCAGATGGCCCTCAGGTCTTTCAAGACATCAGCATGTGCACAGTGGAGAAACACCtttcaaatgtgaagaatgtgggaaGGGATTCCATACAAATTCACAACGCTATTCCCATCAGAGAGCCCACAGTGGAGAAAAGCCATACAAATGTGAGGAGTGTGGAAAGAGTTACAAAAGGAGGTTGGATCTTGACTTTCATCAGAGGGTCCACAGAGGAGAGAAACTctataaatgtaaggaatgtggaaagaGCTTTGGCTGGGCCTCCTGTCTTTTGAATCACCAGAGAATCCACAGTGGAGAAAAACCATTCAAATGTGAAGAATGCGGGAAAAGGTTTACTCAGAATTCACAACTTTATACTCATCGTAGAGTCCACAGTGGAGAAAAACCATTCCAATGTGAAGAGTGTGGAAAAAGATTTACTCAGAATTCACAACTTTATTCCCATCGCAGAGTTCACAGTGGAGTAAAGCCATACAAATGTGAGAAGTGTGGAAAGGGCTACAACAGTAAATTTAATCTTGACATGCACCAGAGGGTCCACACAGGAGAAAGACCTTATAattgtaaggaatgtgggaagagCTTTAGCCGGGCCTCAAGTATTTTGAATCATAAGAGACTCCATAGTGGAGAAAAACCTTTCAAATGTGAAGAGTGTGGGAAGAGATTTACTGAGAGTTCAAAACTTCATTCCCATCAGAGAGTTCACACTGGGGAAAAGCCATACAAATGTGAGGAGTGTGGAAAGGACTTCAGATGGGCCTCAACTCACCTAACCCATCAGAGACTCCACAGCAGAGAGAAACCATTCAAATGTGAGGACTGTGGGAAGAGCATTGTACACAATTCATACCTTAAGGACCAGCAAGGAGATTACCATGGAgaaaaaccatacaaatgtgaggACTGTGGGAAGAGCTACAAGAGGCGCTTGAATCTTGATAtgctgttgtcattatttttaaacgATACATAA